TTAAAGCTTTACCATCTTAACTTTAAAGCATAACGATTGTACAATATATTATTTGCACTATATTAATATTTTAATTGATAAAATCATAGCTGATTGTAAAATCTTACCGTACAATAAATCAAATAGTTATTGGTTTAACTTGTACTGAGATGATAAAAATATACCTACCCTTTCTCTCATCCCTGATTATGATTTTGGCATTTTCTTCCTGCCGCCAGGAAGAAGCCTCACCAATCCGAAATGTTAAAGCCGGCCCTACGTTACTGCGCGTGCAAGCGGGTGACGGACCTTGTGTCAGTTATACTTACTTTCTTGATAATCAGAAGAAAAGCCTGGGGAGCGTGTTTACAAAGCAGGTGCTGGTGAGTTTTTCTGATGGCCTCAGCACTGAAGCCGAGGCGGATATACTGGCAAAGTATGAATTTGTGAAAGGCAAAAACGGACAGTTAAGCTCTAACTCAGCCATATTGCACAATGTGGAGCTTACGGACGGCTTGAATTGTAAAGAAGTAGAGCGGGCCATGCGCCTGCTGGCCGGAGAGGCAGCTATCACGTACGTAGCACCTTACTTCCTGAATGAAGACGGATTGCTCGGTATCAGCAACGAAGCAATCGTAACCGTTCAGGACGGGCAGGATGCGGCCTTGCAACAGTTAGCGACTACTTACCGTGCAGAAGTGCTGATGCAGCTTAGCGGAAAAACTTACCTGGTGCGGGTAGACAAAGACTCTAAAGGAAATGCGCTGGAATTGGCTAACTTCCTGAAAAATAAACCCGGAATAGCCCATGCCGAGCCGGATTTTGTGGTGTCGCTGCAAGTATCAGAGGAAACTACTTACCCCGTGGTTACACGCAGAAGCAGATTGGCCCTGGCGCAATAACACAGCACAGCTACAAAAAAGGCCTGCTCCCGGATAATGGGAGCAGGCCTTTTTTGTAGCTGCATTTTTAAATGTAAATCGCCTGTGCCTTCTCGCGCAGGTTGTATCCTGAGGCCATTACCTCGCCGTAGGCACCGGCCGTGCGGATGGCGATCAAGTCGCCGCGATTGGTCTCAGGCAGGTTCACCGCTTTGCCAAAGCAATCGCTCGACTCGCAGATAGGCCCCACCACATCGTAGCGCACTTCCTGCTTCTGGCTTGTCAGGTTCTGTATTTTGTGATACGACTGGTACAGGGCAGGGCGGATAAGCTCCGTCATGCCGGCATCAAGTATGGCGAAGTTTGTTGTCACACCATTCTTGATGTACAGCACCCTCGATACCAGCGTGCCGCATTGCGCCACCAGCGCCCGACCTAGCTCAAAGTGCACCTGCTGCCCCGGACGAAGCTCCAGGAATTGGTTGAACAGCCCAAAGTAGGCGGCAAAGTCCGGAATGAGGTTTTGCTCTGGCGCATAATAATCCACGCCCAGGCCGCCACCTACATTCACGTGCTCCAGCATGATGTTGCGTGCCAGGAACCACTCCTGAAACTCGTTCACCCGCGTACACAGGTTCTTGAACACCGTTAGGTCTGTAATCTGGGAGCCGATGTGGAAATGGATACCGATCAGCTGGATGTGCTTCAGCTTCTGAATCAGATCCAGCACGGCTTCCAGTTCCCAGGCGTTAATGCCGAACTTGTTTTCCTCTAGCCCTGTGGTGATATACTTGTGTGTGTTGGCATTTACGTTCGGGTTGATGCGCAGCGCGATACGGGCTACGGTACCTTTCTTCTCAGCCAGCTCGTTCAGCACCTCCAATTCATGGCTCGATTCGCAGTTGAAGCAGAAGATTTCTTGCTCTAGCGCATAGTTTATCTCTGCATCAGATTTGCCTACGCCTGCAAAAACGACATCCTTCGCCGCAAAACCATTTTCGATGGCCGCTTTAACCTCGTTGCCGCTTACACAATCGGCACCAAAGCCAAATTCGCGCATCGCATCAAGTATAGGTCCGTTTGCATTCGCTTTCAGGGCGTAGTGCACGTGAAAGTTATACTTGCCTGCTTCCTGCTGAGCAAACTGCAGCGTTTGGCGCAGCAGGTTCAAGTCATATACATAAAGTGGGGTAGCATGTTGCTGCAACTGCTCCGGGTTCAGGTTCAGCATGGGCTCAGTTTCTGCTAAAAATTCCATCGTTCAGTTTCGTTAATGCCTCCACCTTGTTCTCTGTGTTGATCAGGAGGCTAATATTATTCTTGCTGCCGCCGTACGAGATCATACGCAGCGGGATTTGCTTCAGCGCCTCAAAAATAGCCAGGCCGGAGCCGCTTCGCTCGGCAATAAAATCACCCACCACGCAAACAATTGTCTGCTCCCGATCTACCTCTACCTGTCCGAATTTCGTCAGCTCAGCCACGATCTCGTCCAGGTACTTGTCGTTATCGATTGTCAGTGACACAGCTACCTCCGAGGTGGTTATCATGTCGATAGGCGTTTTAAAGCGCTCGAACACCTCAAACACACTGCGCAGGAAGCCATAGGCCAGCAGCATGCGGCCCGATTTAATTTTGATTGCCGTGATGCCGTCTTTCGCGGCCACCGCTTTCAACTTGCCACCCTCAGAAGTCGAGGAGATGGTGGTGCCTTTTGCCTCAGGCTCCATGGTGTTCAACAGGCGCACCGGAATGTTCTTCTGCTTAGCCGGCAATACGCTGCTTGGGTGCAGGATCTTAGCGCCAAAGTATGCCAGCTCCGCCGCCTCATCGTATGACAGCTCCGCAATTGGGTAGGTGTTTTTCACGATGCGCGGGTCGTTGTTGTGCATGCCGTCGATATCAGTCCAGATTTGAATCTCAGCTGCGTCTGCCGCCGCCCCGATCAGCGAGGCAGAGTAGTCAGAGCCGCCGCGCTTCAGGTTGTCGACCTCACCAAATGCATTGCGGCAAATGTATCCCTGTGTTATAAACAGTTTCACATCCGGGTGCAGGGCCAGTTCTTTCTGCAGGTTCTTCGCGATGTAAGCAGCATCCGGCTCCTCGTTCTCGTCTATCTTCATGAAGTTAAGCGCGGGCAGCAGTACGGATGTTATACTGTGCTCCTCCAGGAAAAACTGAAACAAGGCGGTACTCAGCAATTCGCCCTGCGCCAGCACCGCGCGCTCTTCATGTACAGTGAAAAGATCTAGGGTAAAGGCCGTCAGGTGTTCAAAATGTTGCGTCAGCAGTCCGTTTGCCTGTTTCTTTTTCTCGTCGGTGGTGTAGAGCGCGTCTACTACCTGTTTATACTTGTCGTGCAGCGCATTGATGAGCGCCCTTGCTTCTGCTTTATCGTTCTGGAACAGCTTCTCGGCAATTTGCACCAGGCTGTTGGTAGTGCCCGACATAGCCGAAAGCACTACGATTGTTGGCTCATCGCTCTGGATGAGAGAGGCTACCGCCTTCATTCTATCAGCAGACCCCACAGAGGTGCCGCCGAACTTCAGTATTTTCATGGATATAGGTATGAAAACAGGATTTGTATAAGTAGCTGCAAAAGTACGAAAACTTGAGTACTGTTCTGTACTTGTGCGCATAGATTGTGGTGTATCTGTCAATATGATAGAGCAGCGCAGACTTTGGCAGGTGTAACTGAAGTCTGCCGGGGGAATCTAACAGGCATTTTAAATTACACGGTGCACTTGCGTACACCATGGTCTTGCAGGTATATTTTAACCCGCGCGTGATCGCAAACAGTTGTAAGCAAAAAAGACCGGCTGCCCATGGCAACCGGTCTTTCAAGAATTAGCTGTTTCTGAAATTTATTTTTTCATGATCTTGGCCGTGCCACTTACATCGTTGCCTTGTAGGCGCAGGATATACATGCCAGTGCTTAGGCCCCTAATCGGAAGCTTCAGCTCGTTTACCCCAGGCTGCAGTTGCACTTTGCCACGGTATACTTCCTGACCGCGCATATCCACCAGGCGTACACTTGCCTCACCGGCGGCAGGAGCCGTCACTGTCAGATTGATTTCCCGCTCAAATGGGTTCGGCCATACTTGCAGTTGTGCGAGTGCTTCCACACCCTTCAGGCTGATGGCGATTACGTTGCTGTAAGCGAACTCCCCATCAAAGTCTACCTGCTTCAGCCTGTAGTAAACAGCCCCGGAGAGCGGCTGCGAATCGATGAAGGTATAGCGCTGCTCCTGTACCGTAGTACCGGCGCCGGCCACAGTTCCGATTGGCTCAAACGTTTTACCATCTGCGCTTCGCTCTACTACGAACTCTTTGTTGTTCTCTTCGGAAGCTGTGAGCCACTTCAGGTTCACTTTACCGTTCTGCACAGTGCCAGTGAAGTATACCAGCTCAACTGGGAGTGGTACGATAGCGGGTTCTTGTCCGTAGATGATGATCGTGAGCGAGGTTGTTGTTGTACCGCCTCGCTGATCAATTGTAAACACGCTAAACGTATAGGTGCCAGGAATCAAAGCTCTAGGATCTGTTACAACAACATTGCCATTACCTAGCAGCCCTGTTCCAGGGGGCAAAGCAGTGCCTGCAACTACTTGAGCATCTCTAACTCCGTTGGCTGAAGCTGGTGAAGAAGGAAGCTTGTCTGTGTCTGTAGCTGTAGCTAGCACATTATTGACAGCATACTGGTTCACATACTTTGGCGGTGCTATGTTATAGGTGGTAGGGCAGTTTATTATTACCGTAGTGTTGGCAGATTTATCGCCACAGATAGGAGTAGTCACCGTCCAGGTGAAAACATATGTTCCTGATGTAAGGCCCGATACTGTTGTACTGGCACTGTTCACGTCCGCGAAGGTAGGATTTGCATTAGTTCCCTCTGTTGCCGTGCTTACTGACCATTTTCCTGTGCCTGGAGCCGGATCACTACCTTGTAGCGTAACCGTGCTGCCACAAACTGTTTGTTCTGCTCCGGCAGAAACCGAGCGGCCTGCGTCGCTGATTTCCAGAGTTACCCTGTTGGTGAGGTTTACCGTGCAGTTATTTGCAGAGGCTGTGAAATAGTAAGTATGGAGACCTGTTGTGGCTGGACTTACTGTAACTGACCGCGTCGTTCCATTGCCTATAAAAGGAGCTCCTGTTCCCGTGATCTCTGTGCCGCTTCCTGAGCCATCTGCTCTGAAGAGTCTGTAAGTAGCCCCATCGTTGTTCGTGTCAACATATATAACCGCAGCTCCACCAGGGCATGTCCGTGTGGTGCTTATTCTAACTGCTTGGTCTGTACGTGGGCCAGCAACAGTATAAGTTACCTTGTTAGCGTTTTCTACAGCGCAGCTTGTGTTGGTCTGCGTTGTATTTACAATCCGGATACCATACGTTGTGGTTGCACTAACGGAGGCTATAGTGAAGCTTATTGGTCCTGTTGTAGTTGGGCCAGTTCTAGGGTTAGGACTGCCGCTAGTTGTTAGTACTAATTCTTTGGTAGCATCGTTGATCAACTCATATCTGTAGCCCGGCTGTGCACCGCTCAACGTAATAACAGGAGAAGCTCCTGCACAACCGCTGGGGCTGTTTATGGAAACACCATAATTGTTAGGTGGCAACGGATTTATGCTTACGCTTACTCTACCTAGCAACACCTCGCATGCTGATCCGTTTATTTTCCTTGCCCTTACGCGAAGCGTAGTAGCGGCAGTGATCGGTCCGGAGGTTAAAGTGATCGTTCCCCCTGTGCCAAGCACAGAGCTACCTGTTTCTGAGTAAGTAAAGTTAGGACTGGTACCGGACTCTGTAACCAACCTGTAGGCAACTCCTCGTTCTGAATTGCCAACTGTGACAGTAGCGCTGCTGCCAACGCATACTGTGCTGGCTGTTGGACTTACCGTTGGTCCCGAAGATGGTGGCACACATTGTACAATCAGCGGAGCTGTTTTCGCACTCTCGCAGCCTGTTTCTGATGTTCTGAAGCTGGCTGTAATAGCGGCACCTGCAAATATCTCCAGAGGGTTAAAACCTTCCAGTACAAAGTTACCATTACTGTTTGCTGTTACAGGATTGTATGGGCTGCCCTCTACATATAGCGTAACAATGGAGTTAGCCGGGGCTATACCGCTTATGGTTGTTTGACCTTCGGTAATTGGCCCCGTTACAGTAATTGTTCCAGTAGGTGCAGGATTTGAAGTAACTGTGTTGGATGTCAGGCTGGTTGCTTTTCCTGCAGTAGTAGCCCTGGCTGTGATCGGAACACCAGCTGCAATTCCCGTTCCATTGTTCAGGGATGATAGATCAACAGACCAGAATCCATTTGCATTTACAGTGCCTGTTAGGCCAGTGCTCACCCCATTGGCAAATATGGTTACCACACTACCTGGTTCTGTCGAAGTACCGGTTATGAGTCTTACAGGGCCGCAGGTAGTAATTGGGTTGATAACTGGAGTAGCCGTGGTTTCTCTTACAGTAAGTAAGTTAGAAGGAGTAGAAATAGCATTCGCACATAGGGTACTTGTGCTAATCTGAGACCGCACAGCTACAACATCGCCTGGAGTAAGTCTGATACCTGGGGTATTCAGCGTGTAGGTAGTTGTAGTCGATAACTGAGGAATGGCTTGCGTGAAGCTTGTAGCTACACCATTTACGTAAAGCACCAGGTTGCCGCCCGTCGTTGTTGTTTCGTTAGGGTTCACCGATACTGTTAAAGACGTAAGATTTGTCGGGATACTTAAATTGGAGACGTTTGTAAACGTTACCCCATTATAGGTAGCTCCGGTAATGCTTATGATTTGACTGTTGTAAGAAGCGTTTCCTCCCGTGGCATGGCACAGTTGATTTGACCTGAGCGATTCACATCCTGTAATGTTGCCTGCGGCATCTGTAGGAGTGGAGGTAATGACATAGCTACTATTAGAGGCTGCTATAAAAGGAGTGGTAGACCCAGTAAAAGTCGTTCCGGCTGTTAAATTAAGCACGGCCGAGGTAGCAACGGAGTTATTAGTAAGGTTGTAAATCTTAATGATTTGTGTTCCAGTAAAACTAGGCATCAGAATCAAATAACGTGTATTTCCGCTACTCGTCATACCGGTTATTCTAGGTGCGGTAGTGGAGGTACAGGCGCCTGAAACTACAGTTACTGTGTTAGAAGCGACCGACATACTCTTGTTCGGAGCCAAAACAGTCGCCGTAATAGTATTGCCTGCAGCAAGCAGAGTTGCGGGTAGGCCAGTTATCGTCCAGGTGCCATTAGCCGTTACTGTAGGGCAGGTAGGTTGTCCTGCGCCACCACAAATCGCCGTTCCATTCCGATAAACTGTCACTACCGATCCTGGAGCTTCTACCGAAGTACCGGTAATAGATGTGTTGTTAGCCAGAATAGGTCCTGTTACTACCGGTGCTACGGCAGCTATCTGTGGGAAGCCGGATGTCTGTAAGGTGTTTAGGCTGGTTGCCGGAAAGGAGTTAATTAATGCACGCCATGCAGCGGGAGCATCGTAGTTATAAGCCTGAAAGTTCACACCCCCCACATCCGACACGGTACCTGTTAGACCACTTTGTGCACTTGTTATCGTGATACCGCTCATGCGCAGCGGTGTAGAAGCGGTAATACCTCCTCTGAAGGCTGAAAGCGGTACATAATAGTCGTAGAAGTAGTCGGGGTTACCGCCTGATGTAGAGGCTGCAACCGCCTTCTGCGAATACTGAGCCACGGATCCACTAAAGATTACAGGGCTTCCGCTTGCACCGTGATGAATAATCTGAACTGCAAAGTTGGAGGCAAGCAGCACCTCATACTCAAAACCTGGGTTGGTGCCTGTTCCATCAAATTTACCGTCGCTGTCGATCAGGACGCTGTAACCTTTTGAAGCTGTGGAAGAACCACCTAACCGTATGCGGAACATCAGGTTTGTGCCATCGAAAAAAGCGGTAATGGGAGAACCTGTGGAAGGTGCCGTTGTTGGCGTGGCGGGCGGTGCCAGATCTGTATGTCCGCCCGTGGCACCTGTGTTCAAATCTCCTAAGGGTTCTGTCAACAAAGCCGGAAAAGGCCTGTAAGGTATCTCACTGAAGCTAGCTCCTTCGTCTGACGTTCCAGGAAAGCCGGTAGCCGTGCGCGACACATAGCCGTCGCCGTTGGGATCCAGTATTTTTGCGCCTCCTGATGAGGCTGGGTTATAAATGAGACCGGGTGTCTGGGCTGAAGCTGTGCCGGACCATAAGAACAGAGCGAACAGCAACAGGAGGAATGATCTGAGATGTAAAGTTTTTTTCATGTAATCTAAAATTATTCTAATTGCACTTATGTAAAAATTGCATTATATAATTGCACTTTAAATTAAATACAATATAGTTTATATTATATTTAATTGTTATTGAAAACATCTAATACTATATAATACGTGTATAGAACAACTAGAAGCAGCCAACAGGTAATGCCGGGGTAATAAGACAATTGGGCGCTTTTGTTTTTCCTATATTTTTTATTGTACTGAATTGGTGTCCCCTGAGTTACTACAGCTAGATCAATTCATTAAAAAATAATAGTAAAAGTGCTAATGCGAACAGTGGATGCAGGAGATTTATCTTAGCTATAGGATGCCGACAACAATGCTTGCTGCGTTGCCGCCAAAACCTGCGGCATTGATCATAATCCGCCTGTAACGTAAGGCGGGTTGCTGCACAAGAAGATGGGGGTAGGGGAGTGAGGGAACATGCTGCCGCTGCAGAATGTGTAAAGCATACTGCATGCTCAAAGCGCCGGATGCCCCCAGGGTGTGGCCGATAAGCCACTTGTTGGTGGTGAGAGATGGAAGATTAGAGCCAAACACTGCCTGTATGGCAGTGAGTTCAGCCTTGTCGCCGGCACGGGTGCCGGGCGTGTGGGTAATGATGAGGTCTACGCTTCGGTCTTGCTCCGGCAGTTGCGCCAGTGCCTGCCGCATAGCCTTCTGGAAATTCAGTCCTTCTGCTGATATGCCAGTTTTACTTGTCAGCTTCTCAAAGCCCAAACCAACGGCTTCGATGCACACTGCCCCTGCCTTGGGTTGGTTAATCTGCTCCAGCGCAAATACGGCGGCACCTTCGCCAAGCGTAAATGTATTTTGCTTTTCCTGGGCGTATGGCTGGCAAGGATAGGGGTGATCGTAAAGTTTGGAGTAGATGCTAACAGCCTTCATCTGGGCAATGGTAAAGTCCGTGAGTGGCGCTTCGGTACCTCCGGCCAGAAAACGCTTCGCCATACCTGCTTTAAGCCAGGCAACTCCGTTGGCCACAGCCATAAGGGCTGTGCTGCAGGTAATGGAGTGGCTGATCTGGGCACCACCGGCGTTTACGGCATGCGCCACCCAGCTGGATAAGTTGCCGAGTGTGGTGGTGGGAGAGGCGCTGGACGAAAGCTGCTCCTGTTGAAAAGCCTCAAAGTGTTGCTCAAACAGACCGGTTGCCCCGCGGGATGATCCAATGTTTACCGCCAGGTCGTCATCCGAAGTAAAATTCTCCTGAAGCCATCCCGCCTGGGATGCTGCCTGCTTAGCGGCATACATGGCCAGCAGCACGGAGCGGTCCAACTGCTTGTAAGTTGGGTTAGCGTGTACAAGTTGCTGCAGCTGCAGTTCGGCAGCAGCAGGCAGTGCCGCCACAGGAGTAGGAGTGCCTTGGTGTGGAATCTGCGTGAAAGCGGGAGTACCATTCAGGTAGGCTTGGGCTATTGAGGCCGCATCAAAGCCGAGTGGTGAGATGACACCACAGCCGCGGATGACAATATGTTGCTTCTGTTGCTCCAAAACGGCAGCAAAGGTACGCGATAAATTTTCAAATGGAGCCACCCGCTACAGATGCCTGCCAAACTTTATAACTCCCGAGATAACTGTTATCCGTTCCCTATACTTTAAATTATGCCTTGGCTCTGTTTAATAAGAATATGATCAACCGAAGCCTTCATGCAGTTCCTTAATCGTGCAAAGTGGTTTGGTCCGGGCGAGGGTAGCTCTTATCGCCGGATACAATCTGCTGCATGCCCCGGATTACCTGGTAAACTTGGTCCAGTTGTGTATCGGTGATGCAGTAGGGGGGTATGATGTAGATAATGTTACCCAGCGGACGCAGGACGACGCCGTGGTCCAGGCCATAGCTGTAAAGGGTGTCGCGCAGGTCGCTGAAGTATGATGTGGTGCCATCTGCGAACTCCACGGCCAGAATGGTCCCCTGCTGTCGCACCTGTGCCACCTGAGGAAGCGCTTTTATACTTGCAGCAAAGGCTGCATGCCTTGTCTCGATTCGCTTTATGCAATCCTGAGTCTCCTGCTTTAGGAGCAAATCCATACTTGCCAGGCCCGCGGCGCAGGCAACGGGATTGCCGGTATAGCTGTGGCCATGAAATAAAGTTTTGCCCTTGTCATCACTTAAGAAGGCATCATACACTTTCTCAGATGCGGAGGTTGCGCCTAAGGCCATCGTGCCACCTGTTAAACCCTTGGACATACAAATAATGTCGGGTTGGTGCTGTAGGTAATCAGAGGCGAAGGTGCGGCCGGTGCGGCCGAAGCCCGTCATCACCTCATCGGCAATCGTGAGGATGCTGTGCTGCTGGCAAACTTCCAGCAGGCGGTCCAGCACTTGCGGTGTGTACATTACCATGCCGGCCGTGCCCAGCACCAGTGGCTCATAGATAAAAGCGGCTACATCACCAGCCAAAGCGTAGGCCTCCAGTTGCTTGATCGTTTCTTCTTCCTCGCCCGGCACCGGCACATCAACAAAACATACTTCAAACAAGTACGACCAGAACGGCGCTGTAAACGCACTGCGAGCGCTCACAGCCATGGCGCCAAAGGTATCGCCGTGGTAGCTGTCGCGGAAGGCGACTATTTTTCGTTTGGGCGTGCCGAGATTGCTCCAGTACTGAATGGCCATTTTCATGGCTACCTCCACGGCTGTTGAGCCGTTGTCGGAGTAGAAGATGCGGCTCTGGCCTTTGGGCAAAATCTGCAGCAGGCGCTCGGCAAAGGTAATGGCAGCCGGATGCGTGAAACCCGCAAAAATGACGTGCTCCAACGTGTTCAGCTGCTCCGCTACTTTTTGCGCGATGTAAGGGTGTGCGTGTCCGTGCAGGTTTACCCACCACGAGGCTACGGCATCAATATAGGTCTTGCCATCGTCAGAAAACAAAAGCGCCCCCTCGCCCCGAACAATCGGAATAGGAAGCGCTGCGGTTTTCATTTGGGTATAGGGATGCCAGATGACGTTATGATCACGTTCGGCGAGGTTCATTTGGAAGTATGTTTAAGTACAGGTATGATTCGGCACACCTAAATTTTTATCGTAAAGTTTTTTCGATAGGCTGAGCTGTTTCTAAGTATGCTTTAAACTCCCGGGCGTAGGTTGCCACGGCATCCTTGCAAAAGTCGGCTTCCTGACGGATAGACGGCAGGCGGCGCAAACCGGTATACTTGACGATAAAGTCCTCGGAGGTTTGGTTTTCCTCGCCGTTAAAGATAATGCCCGCCACCGGAATTTTGCGGTAACGCAGCACCTCTGCCGTGAGCAGGGTATGGTTTATACTTCCCAGGTAGTTGCGCGATACCAGCACCACTTCCAGCCCCAACTGCTGCACCAGGTCCAGCACCAGGTAGCGTTTGTTCAGGGGCACCATCAGGCCACCGGCTCCCTCCACGATCAGGTTATTCTGCGTGTCGGGTAGTTTCAGTCCTTTTACATCAATCTCAATGCCTTCGGCAGCGGCAGCCTTGTGCGGGGACGAAGCCATCTTGAGGCGGTAAGCCTCCGGGTGAAAAACCGAACGGGTATTGGAGACAAGGCTCTGCACCGTGTCTGTATCGGTAAAGTCGAGACCGCCCGCTTGCACGGGTTTCCAGTAGTCAGCTTGCAGGGCCTCGGTGAGTATGGCTGCGGCAACTGTTTTGCCCACGTCCGTTCCGATGCCTGTTACGAAATATTGTTTCATGTACCTTTGGCTATGGCCTTCACGAGGCCCTCAATTTCTTGTTCTGTATTAAAAGCATGCACGATAATGCGCAGCCGCTCGGTACCCTGGGGCACAGTGGGCGACAGCACGGGCCGTACATCAAAACCATCTTGTTGCAGCGCAGCCGCCAACTCTTTGAGTCGCTGAGGCTGTTGCGGGAAAACAGACAGTATCACGCTGTTTTCGGGAGAGCAGCGAATGCCCTCCAAGGTGTTCAGTTTTAGGTACAGTTGGTGCGCCAGCTTCTTTGCCCTTTCCCGCTCTTCAGCAAGATCGGGCAGCAAGACATAAGCGCATTTCAGGCTCACCAACGCATGCGTTGGCAGCCCGGTAGTATAAATAAAAGCGCGACTGTAATTGATGAGGAAGTCGCGGAGCACGTTAGGTCCTACTACGGCCGCACCATGGCTTCCCAAGGCCTTGCCGTACGTAAGCACGCGTGCAAACACGTCCTGCTGCAGCCCCAGGGCCGAAACAAGTCCTTCGCCTTCCGCACCGTAGAGGCCCACGGCATGTGCCTCATCTACTATAAGCGCTGCCTGATGTTCGTTACACACTTGGGCCAGTTCCTCTAAAGGAGCCTGGTCGCCATCCATGGAGTAAACCGATTCCGCCAACACATATACTTGCCCGGCAGCGTGTTTTAGCTTCTGCTGCAAATCCGCCACGCTGTTATGCCGAAACGGGAAGGCTTTGGCAAAGCTGAGGCGCAGCCCGTCTTTCATGGAGGCATGGCTGGCCTCATCGTAAAAAACGGTATCGCCGCGCTGTGGCAAAGCCGATAGCAAACCAATATTAGCTGTGTAGCCGGAGTTAAAAAGCAAGGCCGCCTCCGCCTGGTGAAAGCCTGCAATCGTACTTTCCAGCTCCTCAAAAAGCAGGTGGTTACCAGATAAAAGGCGGGAGCCGGTTGCTCCCAAAGGCAGATGCTTGTACTTGTGTTCCTCGGCACGGATCAGCTCCCGCAGCCTTTCGGAACGCGCTAAACCAAGATAATCATTTGAGCAGAAATCCACCAGCCCGGAGGTGGTCTTTAACGCCCGCAAATTTCCCTGTTCTTTCCGCTCCGTGAGCTTCTGCTGCAGCTTGTATGACAAAGGATGATGTGACAAAGGACAAAGGAATTAGAAGTTGTTGTACTAAAATGTCTCTTTTGTCTTATGTCAAATAGTCTTTTGTCTACCCAACCACCGGCTGCGCTTCTTCCTTGAATGATTTTCTCGGGCTTAGGCCCAGCAACTGGAACATCGCTTTGTCCGCATCGAAATCCGGGTTAGGCGTTGTCAACAGCTTTTCGCCGGTAAAGATGGAGTTGGCGCCAGCCAGGAAGCAAAGTGCCTGGTCTGTTACGCTCATGCGCTCACGGCCAGCCGACAGGCGCACCATGGATTGTGGCATCAGGATTCGCGCGGTAGCGATCATGCGCACCATCTCCCAAACCGAAACAAGCGGCTGGTTCTCCAGTGGGGTTCCTTTAACAGGCACCAGGGCATTTACCGGAACCGACTCCGGGTGCTGCTCCATGGTTGACAAGGTATGCAGCATGCCGATGCGGTCTTCGTCCGTCTCGCCTAAACCGATGATACCACCTGAGCAAACCGAAATACCGGCCTTGCGCACGTTATCAATTGTGTTCAAACGATCATCGTAGGTGCGGGTAGTGATGA
Above is a window of Pontibacter akesuensis DNA encoding:
- the bioD gene encoding dethiobiotin synthase, with the translated sequence MKQYFVTGIGTDVGKTVAAAILTEALQADYWKPVQAGGLDFTDTDTVQSLVSNTRSVFHPEAYRLKMASSPHKAAAAEGIEIDVKGLKLPDTQNNLIVEGAGGLMVPLNKRYLVLDLVQQLGLEVVLVSRNYLGSINHTLLTAEVLRYRKIPVAGIIFNGEENQTSEDFIVKYTGLRRLPSIRQEADFCKDAVATYAREFKAYLETAQPIEKTLR
- a CDS encoding aminotransferase class I/II-fold pyridoxal phosphate-dependent enzyme produces the protein MSYKLQQKLTERKEQGNLRALKTTSGLVDFCSNDYLGLARSERLRELIRAEEHKYKHLPLGATGSRLLSGNHLLFEELESTIAGFHQAEAALLFNSGYTANIGLLSALPQRGDTVFYDEASHASMKDGLRLSFAKAFPFRHNSVADLQQKLKHAAGQVYVLAESVYSMDGDQAPLEELAQVCNEHQAALIVDEAHAVGLYGAEGEGLVSALGLQQDVFARVLTYGKALGSHGAAVVGPNVLRDFLINYSRAFIYTTGLPTHALVSLKCAYVLLPDLAEERERAKKLAHQLYLKLNTLEGIRCSPENSVILSVFPQQPQRLKELAAALQQDGFDVRPVLSPTVPQGTERLRIIVHAFNTEQEIEGLVKAIAKGT